AGCTTTTTATATAAACACAGAACACActccttttttttcatatctTACCATCCTACTTTATTATTTCTCTTACTCTCTCACTCATTTTCCTCAACCTCTTTgcacaattttttaaaatttcaatatttttgtgATTATAGATGAGAATTTTAGTAGTCTTACAAATATGTTATATGATtcaaatatagaaaattcatccttctcacaaaatcaaaatcaccaaaattttccaaattacccaaatttctcattttctgTATTCCTACAAATGTGCAAAATTATGCATATCTCCTAAATTTACCCACTTCCaaccatccatcaaattttcaaaaatccaccaaatttttcaaattgaatTCTCATGTATCATCCacctatttattttttttaatgaaagttaataatttattttttaaaaataacaaaattatttttaaaaaaactactttatttttttatgggatatgagttgtgcattattaaaataaatatttgatttaattataGACTCATGCTATTACACTTTATAGAGTGTAATTCATTATGAGTGAACgtataataaaaaagaaaaaaataaaatgctaacgTGTCACGTGGATTACATTCTAGATGCCTTTAACAAGAACTAATCACCATCTTTACTGTCGGGATGACATGATTGCTCCTTGACAGCGATGAAGCCATCGTCGTCaggcttttctttttcctcctgcTCCTCCTTATGGCCTAAAGAATCTTCCGCTCCGCTGCCAAAGGTAACTTCACACCATCTCTAGATGTCTATCACAATCTAAAATATTGCTTCTACTACTACAAGTTATTATGCCAATAAATCCTAATGTAAAAACATCATGAccaatttacatttttttaatttggtaATTATTTTTGTATTGTTATTACTATTTGGATTACTGTTGCTGCTTTGGTTTTGTGAAGTTGTTGATCTTGCAGCTTAAATTAGAAGTAAGCATAGGTGCCATGCATAGCTTTCCCATGCAGAAATTGGCTACACTTATTTGTGATTTGAGTTTGTAAATTGGTCAcggtttcttgaattttttttttggcccatGAAATTCAATCCATGATGAGGGGTTGTTTGGTGATTCAAGAAACTCAATTTCGCAAGTCTTGGatcataaaatttgatttgaaaatgGTGATTAGCTTTTTATTTTAACTTGAATCTTGTACTTTTTTCTCTCAATTTCTTGAATACTGTCTGTACTCTAGACTCTGTCAAAACAAACCTTTTGATCTTTAgaccttttcttttgatcaGTGGTGAATGTGCTCACACTTCTTTTAGTCAATCTGCAGGAATTTGTGTAGAAAAATAAAGTGGAGTTTAGTTGAACTTTTCTTGGGGAATAGGATGAAAGTGGAGATATATAGCTGTCCTTTTTGAGTTAATAGCTAAAGAATTAATGCTTTGTCACCATTTTACTATTTATTAGCTGTCTTGAGAATACTTGTTAATTTTACCAGGAGGCCAAAAGGAAGACAGaggaaaaaattattaattcagcCATGTTCAATTGAAAAGCTTGCACCTTGTTCTAGAGAAAATCCTGTTTCAAAAATGGAAACTGTTTTCGAAGCGACTCCTgaggagaggaaagaaaacaCCATATCTTTGATGCATGAGGAGTTCAGGAATGTCAGTGAAACTTCTACTGATAAACCTGGGATTCCATTGGCTCCTTCCATCAAGAATTCCAAACCTGGAGTCATTTTTGTCCTTGAAAAGGCTTCGCTGGTGCCAGCTTATGTTTGGACGGTACATACATCAAGATAACACCTGTTAGTAATACCTTTCTTGTTTAATTTACATAAATCTGAAGTTTAATAACTTCTCAAGCTTAGGGCAAAAAGTTATTGCTTTTATTTGATTGCTCTAGTTGATGTTTGAGTTGTTGACATTCATGTTGTCTGTTTCGGTTTCCCTTCATTCAGACATACGAGATACTGAATCCAGACAAGCATGCTGATTTTATGCGCAAGAAAAACATGAATCCTTATAATTATAGACCTGACATTATCCATGAGGTATGTAGCTTTACAATTAACATTAAGGCCATCCATTCTATGTTCTGTAGAGAGTTATTACAAACTTACAATTGGATTTGGAATTTTACAGATGATTTCCTGAAGTATTTATCTTCAAGTATTTCCTGAAGTTTCTGCCTTATATATCCACGTCTTGGTCTTCATTACCTTCGGGAATTCCATGAATTAAATATACCTGTTCCATCTGCCCTTGTGTAACTGTCAAGCATGTTGTATTTGACAGCATTGGAAAAACTATTTTAGTAAAATCTAAGCAATCTTGTCTTGAGTCTTCTAATTTATGCCTCTTCTTCTAATTCATACTTATTTTGATAATTCTATTTTTATCTATAGGTTCTTGTTGATATATTGGGTAGCCGGCTTAATATGGCAGGTATGGTTAAAGCAGTATATGTGAATTGAACCACATACAAACATACCACCAACACCGGGGAAGTTTTATTCTCTAATGTGAAAGTCTTCTTTCTTCGATCAGTTTGATTCTATTAGTCTCCATCCACATTAGATAAGCATTCACCCTTGTGTGTTGGCACCTTCACCGTTCACGTACTACAGCCCAGTTGTTGCAGAAGTTTAGTATCAAAGCAAGAGGTAAAGGTGAAAAACTAATGAGATTGATTGAGAATCCTTTGGACAAGCATTTGCCACTGAACTCCCTTAAAATAGGTAAGCTATTAAATTATTCAACTGTTTCTGAAGTCTCTATCTTTTCTTGTCTTTCCTTCATCAAGAGCAATTTTTTCTTCAGGGCTTTCCTTCAGCTCATCCAAGGCTGTCAATTTGAGGGATTATGTTACTACCATCAGCAACGATTGTACTCTAGTATTCATAGTTTGGTCACTCTCCACAGATTAATTAAGCGATCTTTCCTTTATGTTTAGCCTCATCTTTTCAGTAAATGAGACCTTGATTATTGAATTATCCCATCAGATTGACGCCATGGCTCATGGGAAGATCGATACTGAACATACTGATGATCTCATATCAGGTTTTCACTTCTTCCATTATTTAGATCGCGAAAAATTTGTAGCCGAATACTGCCTTTTTATTGAATACATTCACCTATTTCTGTCTATTTTCATATGAAGGATGATCATctattcttttgttttagtttgtcCTTAAGTTTCTATCCTGAGAACTGTTTTGTTTGCAGTTTCCTCACTTCCATTAAGTGCTCGTGTTTGTGTGAGACATGTATGCTGCGAATTGGAGAGGCAATGGGAAATTCTATGATTCGAGGTGTAATTATTACCAATGTACAGCTTGCTCCAAGAATTATTCAGCGTAGTGCTGCTTATCAAAAACCCACGACTCTAACTTGTCCAAATTAACATGAATATTAGTTTTCACCTTTCACGTTGTAAAGCTAAGAATTAGTCTTCAACTATCATTCTGTAAAAGTTCTGAGGTTC
This portion of the Coffea arabica cultivar ET-39 chromosome 2e, Coffea Arabica ET-39 HiFi, whole genome shotgun sequence genome encodes:
- the LOC113729688 gene encoding uncharacterized protein isoform X2, whose product is METVFEATPEERKENTISLMHEEFRNVSETSTDKPGIPLAPSIKNSKPGVIFVLEKASLVPAYVWTTYEILNPDKHADFMRKKNMNPYNYRPDIIHEVLVDILGSRLNMAV
- the LOC113729688 gene encoding uncharacterized protein isoform X1 codes for the protein METVFEATPEERKENTISLMHEEFRNVSETSTDKPGIPLAPSIKNSKPGVIFVLEKASLVPAYVWTTYEILNPDKHADFMRKKNMNPYNYRPDIIHEVLVDILGSRLNMAGMVKAVYVN
- the LOC113729688 gene encoding uncharacterized protein isoform X3; amino-acid sequence: MRLIENPLDKHLPLNSLKIGLSFSSSKAVNLRDYVTTISNDCTLVFIIDAMAHGKIDTEHTDDLISVSSLPLSARVCVRHVCCELERQWEIL